One genomic region from Croceicoccus sp. YJ47 encodes:
- a CDS encoding pitrilysin family protein produces MLAARGKTGAQLAYRERIDALNGWLNESIDLDHADIVFGWDASRMAAGIALFGEALTRPAVSPDTLDSLKSARIDELNAESINRGAGPQRTLYSAIYGEGHPYAPAATTAEAVNQVERIDAAALEAWTRSRLRPGRATLYVAADTDMATLKPLLEKALGGWKTGRAEATELSIPPAEGRPVPSLTVLDKPGATQTYIVASKVIPAADEPGSVDDAAAYVVNEIYGGNLTSRIGTNLRGEKGWTYGIGSGLYNTRAQRRWIIAGSVDREHSGASIAELIEEMRALSAQHPPEQAELDRIVTTAANKNAARLENNSELLSAMADAHSSGLPYDDVVRQPMRLGALTLAEVRQAATAFADPRTIHWVVVGDWNRIRDQFEDLKLGEPVVIEPAD; encoded by the coding sequence ATGCTGGCCGCCAGGGGCAAGACCGGCGCGCAACTGGCATACCGGGAGCGGATCGACGCGCTGAATGGCTGGCTGAACGAGAGCATCGATCTGGATCATGCCGACATCGTCTTCGGCTGGGACGCATCGCGCATGGCCGCCGGCATCGCACTGTTCGGAGAGGCGCTGACCCGTCCCGCAGTCTCCCCCGATACGCTGGATAGCCTCAAAAGCGCCCGCATCGATGAGCTGAATGCCGAGAGCATCAACCGGGGTGCCGGTCCGCAGCGCACCCTGTACAGCGCAATTTACGGCGAAGGCCATCCTTACGCCCCGGCCGCCACCACCGCCGAGGCCGTGAACCAGGTCGAGCGGATCGACGCCGCGGCCCTCGAAGCATGGACGCGGTCCCGTCTGCGGCCCGGACGCGCCACGCTATATGTCGCGGCCGATACCGATATGGCGACGCTGAAACCGCTGCTGGAAAAGGCGCTGGGCGGCTGGAAAACCGGGCGGGCAGAGGCGACGGAGCTGTCGATCCCGCCAGCCGAAGGCCGGCCCGTCCCATCGCTCACGGTGCTCGACAAACCGGGAGCGACCCAGACCTATATCGTCGCAAGCAAGGTCATTCCCGCGGCAGACGAACCCGGCAGTGTCGATGATGCCGCAGCCTATGTGGTGAACGAGATCTACGGGGGCAATCTGACCTCGCGAATCGGGACCAACCTGCGCGGGGAGAAGGGCTGGACCTATGGGATCGGTTCGGGTCTCTACAACACCCGCGCGCAGCGGCGCTGGATCATCGCAGGGTCGGTTGACCGGGAGCATAGCGGCGCGTCGATTGCCGAGCTGATTGAGGAGATGCGGGCGCTGAGCGCGCAGCATCCGCCCGAGCAGGCCGAGCTCGACCGGATCGTCACCACCGCCGCCAACAAGAATGCGGCCCGGCTGGAAAACAACAGCGAATTGTTGAGCGCGATGGCGGACGCCCATTCCAGCGGCCTGCCCTATGACGATGTCGTGCGCCAACCGATGCGGCTGGGCGCATTGACGCTGGCTGAGGTGAGGCAGGCGGCGACCGCCTTTGCCGATCCGCGCACGATCCACTGGGTGGTGGTGGGCGACTGGAACCGCATCCGCGACCAGTTCGAAGATCTGAAGCTTGGCGAGCCGGTGGTGATCGAACCGGCAGACTGA